Proteins co-encoded in one Halorussus vallis genomic window:
- a CDS encoding 5'-deoxyadenosine deaminase — translation MILEGTVIPDAHTVVEDGAVAVEGDRIVAVGEREEVVEQYPDMERKSYDVLAPGIVGGHVHSVQSLGRGIADDTELLDWLFDHVLPMEASFDAAEMRTAAELGYAECIESGVTTVVDHLSVHHADQAFEAATEMGIRGRIGKVLMDKDSPEGLEEDTQAALDESERLVRKYHGAGDGRIRYALTPRFAVSCTEECLRGVRELADEYDGVRIHTHASENRDEIRTVEAETGMRNIHWLDEVGLTGEDVVLAHCVWTDETEREVLAETGTHVTYCPSSNMKLASGVAPILDYLDRGINVALGNDGPPCNNTLDPFTEMRQASLLQKVEHLDPTTIPAETVFEMATENGARAAGFEEVGRLAPGWKADVVGLTTDLTRATPLHDVLSHLVFAAHADDVRFTMVDGEILYEDGEHVRADVEGIRRRAREYEAPA, via the coding sequence ATGATACTCGAAGGGACCGTCATCCCCGACGCGCACACCGTCGTGGAGGACGGAGCCGTCGCGGTCGAAGGCGACCGCATCGTCGCGGTGGGCGAACGCGAGGAGGTCGTCGAGCAGTATCCCGACATGGAACGCAAGTCCTACGACGTTCTCGCGCCGGGAATCGTCGGGGGTCACGTCCACTCCGTCCAGTCGCTCGGCCGGGGCATCGCCGACGACACCGAACTCCTGGATTGGCTGTTCGACCACGTCCTCCCGATGGAGGCGTCGTTCGACGCCGCCGAGATGCGGACCGCTGCCGAACTGGGTTACGCCGAGTGCATCGAGTCGGGCGTCACCACGGTCGTCGACCACCTCTCGGTCCACCACGCCGACCAGGCGTTCGAGGCGGCGACCGAGATGGGAATCCGCGGTCGCATCGGGAAAGTCCTGATGGACAAGGACTCCCCCGAGGGATTGGAAGAGGACACGCAAGCCGCCCTCGACGAGAGCGAGCGACTCGTCCGAAAGTACCACGGCGCGGGCGACGGCCGCATCCGGTACGCGCTGACGCCCCGCTTCGCGGTGAGTTGCACCGAGGAGTGCCTGCGCGGCGTTCGCGAACTCGCCGACGAGTACGATGGCGTCCGCATCCACACCCACGCCAGCGAGAACCGCGACGAGATCCGAACCGTCGAGGCCGAGACGGGGATGCGCAACATCCACTGGCTTGACGAGGTCGGCCTCACCGGCGAGGACGTGGTGCTGGCACACTGCGTCTGGACCGACGAGACGGAGCGCGAGGTGCTGGCCGAAACCGGCACCCACGTCACCTACTGCCCCTCCTCGAACATGAAACTCGCCTCGGGCGTCGCCCCGATCCTCGACTACCTCGACCGGGGCATCAACGTCGCGCTCGGCAACGACGGCCCGCCCTGTAACAACACCCTCGACCCCTTCACCGAGATGCGCCAGGCCAGCCTCCTCCAGAAGGTCGAGCACCTCGACCCGACGACGATTCCGGCCGAGACGGTGTTCGAGATGGCGACCGAGAACGGCGCTCGGGCCGCCGGCTTCGAGGAGGTCGGCCGCCTCGCGCCGGGGTGGAAGGCAGACGTCGTGGGACTGACCACCGACCTAACCCGGGCGACGCCGCTCCACGACGTGCTCTCGCACCTGGTGTTCGCCGCCCACGCCGACGACGTCCGGTTCACGATGGTCGACGGTGAAATCCTCTACGAGGACGGCGAGCACGTCCGTGCCGACGTCGAGGGAATCCGCCGCCGCGCCCGGGAGTACGAGGCGCCGGCGTGA
- a CDS encoding methyltransferase domain-containing protein, giving the protein MGLELGDAVVDIGCGPGTNFELLREAVGPEGCVLGVDYSAGMVARANERIEAHGWKNVEIVRADATRLALDADRFDGALATTAVSATPDVRAVVENVHDALEPDARFAVYEIRLVPSGPGRVLNPLVRRFYRVVGNWNSEEDVLERLRDSFEDVTVVETFALGTNYVAVARKASGNRT; this is encoded by the coding sequence CTGGGCCTCGAACTGGGCGACGCCGTCGTCGATATCGGTTGCGGGCCGGGGACGAATTTCGAACTGCTCCGAGAGGCGGTCGGCCCCGAGGGATGCGTTCTCGGCGTCGATTACAGTGCCGGCATGGTAGCGCGAGCGAACGAGCGAATCGAAGCGCACGGCTGGAAGAACGTCGAAATCGTTCGCGCCGACGCGACCCGCCTGGCACTCGACGCCGACCGGTTCGACGGGGCGCTGGCGACGACCGCGGTGAGCGCCACGCCGGACGTTCGCGCGGTCGTCGAGAACGTCCACGACGCGCTCGAACCGGACGCGAGATTCGCCGTGTACGAGATTCGGCTGGTCCCGTCGGGTCCCGGTCGGGTACTCAACCCGCTCGTCCGTCGTTTCTATCGGGTGGTCGGAAACTGGAACTCCGAGGAGGACGTCCTCGAACGGCTACGAGACTCGTTCGAGGACGTCACGGTCGTCGAAACCTTCGCGCTGGGAACGAACTACGTCGCCGTGGCGCGCAAGGCGAGCGGAAATCGGACGTAG
- a CDS encoding FAD-binding protein: MHEHDVLVIGGGGAGLRAAIAAHEEGADVAIVTKLHPVRSHTGAAEGGINAALRDGDDWELHAYDTMKGSDYLGDAPAIETLAQDSPEETVQLEHWGMPFSREDDGRVSQRPFGGLSFPRTTYAGAETGHHLLHTMYEQVVKRGIQVYDEWYVTRLAVTNEDDPDDRQCHGIVAYDIKTGQIEGFKARNGVILATGGLGQVYDHTTNAVANTGDGAAMAYRAGVPLEDMEFIQFHPTTLPSTGVLISEGVRGEGGILYNEQGERFMFEYGYANNAGELASRDVVSRAELTEINAGRGVDDEYVYLDMRHLGEERITDRLENILHLARDFEGVNGLEEPMPVKPGQHYAMGGVEVDEHGQTCIDGLYAAGECACVSVHGSNRLGGNALPELIVFGARAGRHAAGTDLGEPQIQTGGSADTEAEEDLETPVEPGAVRTSDEDAVADGGAAVTTPDETVRSAVEAERTRVEGLLEKDTGIQQAELRARLQKSMTENVNVFRNEDGLKQALRDIREVRESLQDVYVNDPSRTFNTDLIHTIEMRNLVDLAEAITLGALARDEFRGAHWRQEHQERKDDEWLKHTMLSWNDGTPELYYKPVILEGEDGEYEPKERSY; encoded by the coding sequence ATGCACGAACACGACGTTCTGGTAATCGGCGGCGGCGGCGCCGGCCTCCGGGCGGCCATCGCGGCCCACGAGGAGGGCGCCGACGTGGCCATCGTGACGAAACTCCACCCGGTGCGAAGTCACACGGGCGCGGCCGAGGGCGGCATCAACGCGGCGCTTCGCGACGGCGACGACTGGGAACTGCACGCCTACGACACGATGAAGGGGTCGGACTACCTCGGCGACGCCCCGGCCATCGAGACGCTGGCACAGGACAGCCCCGAGGAAACCGTCCAACTCGAGCACTGGGGGATGCCCTTCTCCCGCGAGGACGACGGTCGGGTGTCCCAGCGACCGTTCGGCGGCCTCTCGTTCCCCCGCACCACCTACGCGGGCGCCGAAACCGGCCACCACCTGCTGCACACGATGTACGAGCAGGTCGTCAAGCGCGGCATCCAGGTGTACGACGAGTGGTACGTCACCCGCCTCGCCGTGACGAACGAGGACGACCCCGACGACCGGCAGTGTCACGGCATCGTCGCCTACGACATCAAGACCGGCCAGATAGAGGGCTTCAAGGCGCGAAACGGCGTCATCCTCGCGACCGGCGGCCTCGGCCAGGTGTACGACCACACCACCAACGCGGTCGCCAACACCGGCGACGGCGCGGCGATGGCCTACCGCGCGGGCGTCCCGCTGGAGGACATGGAGTTCATCCAGTTCCACCCGACCACGCTTCCCTCGACCGGCGTCCTCATCTCCGAGGGCGTCCGCGGCGAGGGCGGCATCCTCTACAACGAGCAGGGCGAGCGGTTCATGTTCGAGTACGGCTACGCGAACAACGCCGGCGAACTCGCCTCCCGCGACGTGGTTTCGCGGGCCGAGCTCACCGAGATCAACGCGGGCCGCGGCGTCGACGACGAGTACGTCTACCTCGACATGCGCCACCTCGGCGAGGAGCGCATCACCGACCGCCTGGAGAACATCCTCCACCTCGCGCGCGACTTCGAGGGCGTCAACGGACTCGAAGAGCCGATGCCGGTCAAGCCCGGCCAGCACTACGCCATGGGCGGCGTCGAGGTCGACGAACACGGCCAGACCTGCATCGACGGCCTCTACGCCGCCGGCGAGTGCGCCTGCGTGTCGGTCCACGGCTCGAACCGCCTCGGCGGCAACGCGTTGCCCGAACTCATCGTCTTCGGCGCCCGCGCGGGCCGCCACGCCGCCGGCACCGACCTCGGCGAACCGCAGATTCAGACCGGCGGCTCGGCCGACACCGAGGCCGAGGAGGACCTCGAGACACCCGTCGAACCCGGCGCGGTCCGGACGAGCGACGAGGACGCCGTTGCCGACGGCGGCGCCGCCGTGACCACGCCCGACGAGACGGTCAGGAGCGCGGTCGAAGCCGAGCGCACCCGCGTCGAGGGACTGCTGGAGAAGGACACCGGCATCCAGCAGGCCGAACTCCGCGCGCGCCTCCAGAAGTCGATGACCGAGAACGTCAACGTCTTCCGGAACGAGGACGGCCTCAAACAGGCGCTTCGCGACATTCGCGAAGTGCGCGAGTCGCTCCAGGACGTCTACGTCAACGACCCCTCGCGGACGTTCAACACCGACCTCATCCACACCATCGAGATGCGCAACCTCGTCGACCTCGCGGAGGCCATCACGCTCGGCGCGCTGGCCCGCGACGAGTTCCGCGGCGCCCACTGGCGCCAGGAACACCAGGAGCGCAAGGACGACGAGTGGCTCAAGCACACGATGCTGTCGTGGAACGACGGCACGCCGGAGCTCTACTACAAGCCGGTCATCCTCGAAGGCGAGGACGGCGAGTACGAGCCGAAAGAGCGCAGTTACTGA
- the sdhC gene encoding succinate dehydrogenase, cytochrome b556 subunit yields MSQSYNRGLIEDFGRWREFTAGMWAWIFHKFTGWVLIGYLFTHIAVLSTAFAGSNAYTDTIRGLESLAVVRVMEIGLLAVAVFHILNGVRLLFVDLGLGLESQDKSFYASLVVTAVIVLASVPTFLEGAF; encoded by the coding sequence ATGAGTCAATCGTATAATCGAGGCCTCATCGAGGATTTCGGCCGGTGGCGGGAGTTCACGGCCGGGATGTGGGCCTGGATATTCCACAAGTTCACCGGGTGGGTACTCATCGGCTACCTCTTTACTCACATCGCCGTACTGAGTACCGCTTTCGCCGGTAGTAACGCTTACACGGACACGATCCGGGGTCTGGAGAGCCTCGCCGTCGTCCGCGTCATGGAGATCGGTCTGCTCGCGGTCGCCGTCTTCCACATCCTGAACGGCGTGCGCCTGCTGTTCGTGGACCTCGGTCTCGGCCTCGAATCGCAGGACAAGAGCTTCTACGCCTCGCTGGTCGTGACGGCGGTCATCGTGCTGGCGAGCGTCCCGACGTTCTTAGAGGGGGCGTTCTGA
- a CDS encoding class I SAM-dependent methyltransferase, whose amino-acid sequence MSDRERPTTGWQLDRNAPAAYEAYLVPRLFAPRAERLVDRVGVRDGDTVLDAGCGTGIVARLAASRASEGGAVVGLDVNEGMLDVAREADDEDRPPIEWRRGDATDLPFPDGSFDVVLCQQALQFFPDPVAALREMRRVLTPEGRVGIDVWRPVEFNPGYVELADVLSRSVGDDAEETVRSPFPAWNGDDLRRLAREAGFDGSSVVIEIVSVRYPSAEEFVRQEVASSPLSESFEDVGRDDRAALVGELEAALREYTDDEGVVFPMESHVLVARR is encoded by the coding sequence ATGAGTGACCGAGAGCGGCCGACGACCGGGTGGCAACTCGACCGGAACGCCCCGGCAGCCTACGAAGCGTATCTGGTGCCGCGACTGTTCGCGCCGCGGGCCGAGCGACTCGTCGACCGAGTCGGCGTACGCGACGGAGATACCGTGCTGGACGCGGGCTGTGGCACCGGCATCGTGGCGCGACTGGCGGCATCCAGGGCGAGCGAAGGAGGCGCCGTGGTCGGACTCGACGTGAACGAGGGGATGCTCGACGTCGCTCGGGAGGCCGACGACGAGGACCGACCGCCCATCGAGTGGCGCCGGGGAGACGCGACCGACCTCCCGTTTCCGGACGGGAGCTTCGACGTCGTCCTCTGCCAACAGGCCCTGCAGTTCTTTCCGGACCCCGTCGCCGCACTTCGGGAGATGCGTCGCGTACTGACCCCGGAGGGGCGCGTCGGAATCGACGTCTGGCGACCGGTCGAGTTCAACCCCGGCTACGTCGAACTGGCCGACGTCCTGTCACGCTCCGTCGGCGACGACGCCGAGGAGACGGTACGCTCCCCGTTCCCCGCGTGGAACGGGGACGACCTTCGACGCCTCGCCCGCGAAGCCGGATTCGACGGGTCGTCGGTCGTCATCGAAATCGTCTCCGTGCGCTACCCTTCGGCCGAGGAGTTCGTTCGTCAGGAGGTCGCCAGTTCGCCGCTGTCGGAGTCGTTCGAGGACGTCGGACGGGACGACCGGGCGGCTCTCGTCGGCGAACTGGAGGCGGCGCTCCGGGAGTACACCGACGACGAGGGAGTCGTCTTTCCGATGGAGTCGCACGTGCTCGTCGCACGTCGCTAG
- a CDS encoding DUF7344 domain-containing protein, translating into MMDADSTGVPRSRLGDERTISPRLDEALELLSNRRRRYALYHLRRRDEAVSLAELAARIAEWEEGATDEARVRADLYHSHLPRLADAGVVAFDPEMEIVELTSREQSPLSKYLDLAADEENVA; encoded by the coding sequence ATGATGGATGCTGACTCCACCGGCGTTCCCCGGAGCCGCCTCGGAGACGAACGGACCATCTCTCCCCGTCTCGACGAGGCCCTCGAACTCCTCTCGAACCGTCGGCGACGGTACGCGCTCTACCACCTCCGGCGGCGGGACGAGGCGGTTTCGCTCGCCGAACTCGCGGCGCGCATCGCCGAGTGGGAGGAAGGGGCGACCGACGAGGCGCGCGTCCGCGCCGACCTCTATCACAGCCACCTCCCTCGACTGGCCGACGCCGGCGTCGTCGCCTTCGACCCCGAGATGGAGATCGTAGAACTGACCTCGCGGGAACAGTCTCCGCTGTCGAAGTACCTCGACCTCGCCGCCGACGAGGAGAACGTCGCCTGA
- a CDS encoding DNA-3-methyladenine glycosylase family protein → MHDEALAVLRQDDVMARLIDEHDPYVEQDWSEYERLCISIINQQLSTASAAAVRGRVFEHLNHEVTPDAVLEADEEELRDAGLSGMKIKYMRNAAEAFRESDFSREGLAGHSNEEVVEELTAVKGIGEWTAQMYLLFVLEREDILPLGDLAVRRGIEELYGNGAEMTRAEMREIAERWRPYRSIATRYIWADYESSK, encoded by the coding sequence ATGCACGACGAGGCCCTCGCTGTACTTCGCCAAGACGACGTGATGGCACGGCTCATCGACGAACACGACCCTTACGTCGAACAGGACTGGTCGGAGTACGAACGACTCTGTATCTCGATCATCAACCAACAGCTCTCGACCGCGTCGGCGGCGGCCGTCAGAGGCCGCGTGTTCGAACATCTGAACCACGAGGTCACTCCCGACGCTGTGCTGGAAGCGGACGAGGAGGAGCTCCGCGACGCCGGCCTGTCCGGGATGAAGATCAAGTACATGCGGAACGCCGCGGAGGCCTTTCGGGAGTCTGACTTCTCGAGGGAGGGGTTGGCCGGCCACTCGAACGAGGAGGTCGTCGAGGAACTGACCGCCGTCAAGGGTATCGGGGAGTGGACCGCGCAGATGTACCTGCTGTTCGTGTTGGAGCGGGAGGACATCCTTCCCCTCGGAGACCTCGCCGTTCGCCGGGGTATCGAGGAGCTATACGGAAACGGTGCCGAGATGACGCGCGCCGAAATGCGGGAAATCGCAGAGCGGTGGCGACCGTATCGGTCTATCGCCACGCGGTACATCTGGGCCGATTACGAGTCCAGTAAGTGA
- a CDS encoding helix-turn-helix transcriptional regulator yields MSSPVEEIEFLARSDHRVGVLGALAGRPRDRHELRTATGASSPTMGRILSDFQERRWVVRVGPTYELTRLGEFVAERFFALRDAMATERKLRDVWRWLPREMEGFSADLFADAVVSYPGPDYPYRPVERVTELIEETETMRGFGTTVFKSSNNEAVCLAIVDGMEYEYVFSPEVFEATVAWNPERVAEAAACENCTVLLHDDLPDGKRCGLGIFDDRIDICCHDAETGMLEAVVDTDAPEAREWALSVFERYRAEARPLGAREKRSVFPSELTP; encoded by the coding sequence ATGAGTTCTCCAGTCGAGGAGATCGAGTTTCTCGCCCGCTCGGACCACCGGGTGGGGGTGCTCGGTGCGCTGGCCGGCCGCCCGCGCGACCGACACGAACTGCGAACCGCGACCGGCGCTTCTTCGCCGACGATGGGTCGAATCCTCTCGGACTTCCAGGAGCGTCGGTGGGTCGTCAGGGTCGGTCCGACGTACGAACTGACGCGACTGGGCGAGTTCGTCGCCGAGCGGTTCTTCGCCCTCCGCGACGCGATGGCGACCGAACGGAAACTCAGGGACGTCTGGCGGTGGCTTCCCCGTGAGATGGAGGGGTTCTCCGCGGACTTGTTCGCCGACGCGGTCGTCTCGTACCCCGGACCCGACTACCCGTACCGGCCCGTCGAACGCGTCACCGAACTCATCGAGGAGACCGAGACGATGCGGGGATTCGGGACGACCGTCTTCAAGTCGAGTAACAACGAAGCCGTCTGCCTAGCCATCGTCGACGGGATGGAGTACGAGTACGTCTTCTCGCCGGAGGTCTTCGAGGCGACGGTCGCCTGGAACCCCGAGAGGGTAGCCGAAGCGGCGGCCTGCGAGAACTGCACCGTCCTCCTGCACGACGACTTACCCGACGGGAAGCGGTGCGGCCTCGGCATCTTCGACGACCGAATCGACATCTGCTGTCACGACGCCGAGACGGGGATGCTCGAAGCCGTCGTCGACACCGACGCCCCCGAAGCGCGCGAGTGGGCCCTCTCGGTCTTCGAACGGTACCGCGCGGAAGCCAGACCGCTCGGCGCTCGGGAGAAGCGGTCGGTCTTCCCGTCGGAACTGACGCCCTGA
- a CDS encoding succinate dehydrogenase, with translation MAERYSSFRSGSASWLLQRVTAAFLVVVLAFHFFLLHFVHHASEVTFAGTTARMEQWGYLLTMVLFLLTATFHGVNGVYAALLNQGLTGTAKTAVKGVLAIAGLALAAQGVYLALFLSGVM, from the coding sequence ATGGCCGAACGCTACTCCTCGTTCCGGAGCGGGAGCGCCTCGTGGCTACTCCAGCGCGTGACGGCGGCGTTTCTCGTCGTCGTGCTGGCGTTCCACTTCTTCCTGCTCCACTTCGTCCACCACGCCTCGGAGGTAACGTTCGCCGGGACGACCGCGCGCATGGAGCAGTGGGGCTACCTGCTCACGATGGTGCTGTTCCTGCTGACCGCGACGTTCCACGGCGTCAACGGCGTCTACGCCGCGCTGTTGAACCAGGGGCTGACCGGTACCGCGAAGACTGCGGTGAAGGGCGTACTGGCGATCGCGGGCCTCGCGCTCGCCGCCCAAGGCGTCTACCTCGCGCTGTTCCTGTCCGGAGTGATGTAA
- a CDS encoding succinate dehydrogenase/fumarate reductase iron-sulfur subunit: protein MSTQTQEERGKTESAEHEAETSVEQEDASHGAQRRADRDAERRQSVSGAPARPEGETIQLKVFRYDPEVEGKMEPRFDDFYVPKRKGMTVLDALIYARDHYDTTLTFRHSCRQAVCGSDALFINGRQRLGCQTQMSDLEAPVRVEPLPHQDVVKDLVVDMEHFYDQMHSVEPFFQPDDAPPGELDEYRQTRENREKIKMSTRCIWCGACMSSCNIAAGDNQYLGPAAINKAYRFAMDEREGDTKKEHRLNVMDQEHGVWRCQTQFSCTNVCPKDIPLTEHIQELKREAVKQNLKFW, encoded by the coding sequence ATGAGTACGCAAACGCAAGAAGAACGCGGCAAGACCGAAAGCGCAGAGCACGAGGCCGAAACCTCGGTCGAACAGGAGGACGCGTCGCACGGCGCGCAGCGTCGCGCCGACCGCGACGCCGAGCGCCGCCAGTCGGTGTCCGGCGCGCCCGCCCGACCGGAGGGCGAGACGATTCAGCTGAAGGTGTTCCGCTACGACCCCGAGGTCGAGGGGAAGATGGAACCGCGCTTCGACGACTTCTACGTCCCCAAGCGCAAGGGGATGACCGTCCTCGACGCGCTCATCTACGCCCGCGACCACTACGACACCACGCTGACGTTCCGCCACTCGTGCCGGCAGGCGGTCTGCGGTTCCGACGCGCTGTTCATCAACGGCCGCCAACGACTCGGCTGCCAGACCCAGATGTCGGACCTCGAAGCGCCGGTGCGCGTCGAACCGCTCCCCCACCAGGACGTCGTCAAGGACCTGGTGGTCGACATGGAGCACTTCTACGACCAGATGCACTCGGTCGAGCCGTTCTTCCAGCCCGACGACGCACCGCCGGGCGAACTCGACGAGTACCGCCAGACCCGCGAGAACCGCGAGAAGATCAAGATGTCCACGCGCTGTATCTGGTGCGGCGCGTGCATGTCCTCGTGTAACATCGCGGCCGGCGACAACCAGTACCTCGGGCCAGCGGCCATCAACAAGGCCTACCGCTTCGCGATGGACGAGCGCGAGGGCGACACCAAGAAGGAGCACCGACTCAACGTGATGGACCAGGAACACGGCGTCTGGCGGTGCCAGACCCAGTTCTCCTGCACCAACGTCTGTCCGAAGGACATCCCGCTGACCGAGCACATCCAGGAGCTCAAGCGGGAAGCGGTCAAGCAAAACCTGAAATTTTGGTGA
- a CDS encoding succinylglutamate desuccinylase/aspartoacylase family protein — protein sequence MAGSDEAFTYNGGIVEPGETQNIRYGISETYLGDPVRIPVTIVNGAEPGPTVFLTAAAHGDELNGIEVVREVAHEWNHDELRGTLVCMPVLNVPGFLAQERYLPIYDRDLNRSFPGRQGSTSAKRMAHRIFRNFIAPCDLGLDFHTSTRGRTNMLHVRADMTDPDVARLAKAFGSHVVISSEGPSGTLRREASDYGVPTITIEMGEAHRFQREFINRGLEGVESVLAEYGVHRTNAVKWPGWRTIIDEAKEKTWLRADVGGLVEMHHDRGSLVYEGDTICTITNPFKTDSDSVEAPFTGLLVGVLENPVVYPGNPLCHMVELTADTRRALKRERAHADEPNGDVAPPPESR from the coding sequence ATGGCCGGGTCTGACGAGGCGTTCACGTACAACGGCGGCATCGTCGAGCCGGGCGAAACCCAGAACATTCGCTACGGAATCAGCGAGACGTATCTCGGCGACCCCGTCCGCATCCCCGTCACCATCGTCAACGGCGCCGAGCCCGGACCGACGGTGTTCCTCACGGCGGCGGCCCACGGCGACGAACTCAACGGCATCGAGGTCGTCCGCGAGGTCGCCCACGAGTGGAACCACGACGAACTCCGTGGCACGCTGGTCTGTATGCCCGTGCTCAACGTCCCCGGATTCCTCGCCCAGGAGCGCTACCTCCCAATCTACGACCGGGACCTGAACCGGTCGTTCCCCGGGAGGCAGGGCTCTACCAGCGCCAAGCGGATGGCCCACCGCATCTTCCGGAACTTCATCGCGCCCTGCGACCTCGGACTCGACTTCCACACGTCCACGCGCGGGCGCACGAACATGCTACACGTGCGGGCCGACATGACCGACCCCGACGTGGCCCGCCTCGCCAAGGCGTTCGGCTCGCACGTCGTCATCTCCTCGGAGGGACCGTCGGGGACGCTGCGCCGCGAGGCCAGCGACTACGGCGTCCCGACCATCACCATCGAGATGGGCGAGGCCCACCGGTTCCAGCGCGAGTTCATCAACCGCGGGCTCGAAGGCGTCGAGAGCGTCCTCGCCGAATACGGCGTCCACCGCACGAACGCCGTCAAGTGGCCGGGCTGGCGGACCATCATCGACGAGGCGAAGGAGAAGACCTGGCTCCGGGCCGACGTCGGCGGACTGGTCGAGATGCACCACGACCGGGGGTCGCTCGTCTACGAGGGTGACACCATCTGCACCATCACGAACCCGTTCAAGACCGACAGCGACAGCGTGGAGGCGCCGTTCACCGGACTACTGGTCGGCGTGCTGGAGAATCCGGTCGTCTACCCCGGCAACCCGCTCTGTCACATGGTCGAACTGACCGCCGACACCCGCCGGGCGCTCAAGCGCGAGCGCGCCCACGCCGACGAACCGAACGGCGATGTCGCCCCGCCGCCCGAGAGTCGGTAA
- a CDS encoding ATP-grasp domain-containing protein: MSSEGSSARIGVLSLHNSKETKAILNAIEDLGHEPFWLREENTAVRLKDGQVTLEPDVDLVANRLLLSNTEQPSETLGLAKIYDGVLPVLNEPSSVMTAIHKFAAATTLAEAGLPVPDALMALSNSKLNRGRDDFGEEAVYKTAIGTHGGGTWKVGPDELVNPRVGDRQAFLQELIDRDEGRHRDLRVYVVGDRIVGAMNRYAPDNDWRTNVALGGDVEDATDSMPREVADIARDAAETIGLDYAGVDLIEGHDGWYVLEVNPTAGFKGLFKATERSAAPYIAQLAIERAGGSVDEAKVEDLAVSLDDSVPACKPIPEDTAPTEPVVIGYTEEVIVSGTSGSETITAKSDTGATRTSIDTKLAAKIGAGPIKSIARVKSGSSKSSRSRPVVDVVIGVGGNRHTVTASVEDRGHMDYPVLLGRDILKHYQVNVQKRVDQEEETEEEEEENVEE, encoded by the coding sequence ATGAGCAGCGAGGGTTCGTCCGCGCGCATCGGTGTACTCAGTCTACATAACAGCAAGGAGACGAAGGCCATCCTCAACGCCATCGAGGACCTGGGCCACGAACCGTTCTGGCTTCGGGAGGAGAACACGGCGGTCCGGCTCAAAGACGGTCAGGTCACGTTAGAACCCGACGTCGACCTGGTCGCGAACCGACTGCTGCTGTCGAACACCGAACAGCCCTCGGAGACGCTCGGCCTCGCGAAGATATACGACGGCGTACTGCCGGTGTTGAACGAGCCGAGTTCGGTGATGACCGCCATCCACAAGTTCGCGGCCGCGACCACGCTCGCGGAGGCGGGCCTGCCGGTCCCGGACGCGCTGATGGCGCTGTCGAACTCCAAGCTGAACCGGGGCCGCGACGACTTCGGCGAGGAGGCCGTCTACAAGACCGCCATCGGCACCCACGGCGGCGGTACGTGGAAGGTCGGTCCCGACGAACTGGTCAACCCCCGGGTGGGCGACCGCCAGGCGTTCCTGCAGGAACTCATCGACCGCGACGAGGGCCGCCACCGCGACCTCCGGGTGTACGTCGTCGGCGACCGCATCGTCGGCGCGATGAACCGCTACGCGCCGGACAACGACTGGCGGACCAACGTCGCGCTGGGCGGCGACGTCGAGGACGCCACCGACTCGATGCCCCGCGAGGTGGCGGACATCGCACGCGACGCGGCCGAAACCATCGGCCTCGACTACGCCGGCGTCGACCTCATCGAGGGCCACGACGGCTGGTACGTCCTCGAAGTCAACCCGACGGCCGGGTTCAAGGGGCTGTTCAAGGCGACGGAACGGAGCGCCGCCCCGTACATCGCCCAGTTAGCCATCGAACGCGCCGGCGGCTCGGTCGACGAAGCGAAGGTCGAGGACCTCGCCGTCTCGCTGGACGACTCGGTACCCGCGTGCAAGCCGATTCCGGAGGACACCGCGCCGACCGAACCGGTCGTCATCGGCTACACCGAGGAGGTCATCGTCAGCGGTACCAGCGGTTCCGAAACCATCACCGCCAAGTCCGACACCGGCGCGACCCGGACGAGCATCGACACCAAACTCGCGGCGAAGATCGGCGCGGGTCCCATCAAGAGCATCGCCCGTGTCAAATCGGGGTCCAGCAAGTCGAGTCGGTCCCGGCCGGTCGTCGACGTGGTCATCGGCGTCGGCGGCAACCGCCACACCGTGACCGCGAGCGTCGAGGACCGCGGCCACATGGACTACCCCGTCCTGCTGGGCCGGGACATCCTCAAACACTACCAGGTCAACGTCCAGAAGCGCGTCGACCAGGAGGAGGAAACCGAGGAGGAAGAGGAGGAGAACGTCGAGGAGTAG